The Eubacteriaceae bacterium Marseille-Q4139 genome has a window encoding:
- a CDS encoding septum site-determining protein MinC: MRNTVVIKGNKAGMTVYLDPGVPFEALLGAVREKFKETAKFWGSAQMTLTLEGRALTAEEEFRIVNAVTENSGIEVLCLLDSDGERIERCEKALNEKLMELSSHTGQFYKGSLRDGDVLESEASIVVIGDVEKGARILAKGNVIVLGALRGSVTAGLSGNRKAVVVALEMEPVQVKIADLTLMGNGRKRIFDRGPMIILVENGRICSEPIKKNFLSALNFI; the protein is encoded by the coding sequence ATGCGAAACACGGTGGTAATCAAGGGGAACAAGGCCGGTATGACCGTCTATCTCGATCCCGGCGTCCCCTTTGAAGCGCTCCTTGGCGCCGTCAGGGAGAAATTTAAGGAAACCGCCAAATTCTGGGGTTCCGCCCAGATGACCCTGACCTTAGAGGGCAGGGCCCTTACAGCAGAAGAAGAATTCAGAATCGTCAATGCGGTTACGGAGAATTCAGGGATCGAGGTGCTCTGCCTCCTGGATTCCGACGGGGAGCGCATTGAACGGTGTGAAAAAGCACTGAACGAAAAGCTTATGGAGCTGTCCTCCCACACGGGACAGTTCTATAAGGGGAGCCTGCGGGACGGCGACGTCCTGGAGTCGGAAGCCAGCATTGTCGTCATCGGCGACGTGGAAAAGGGCGCCCGCATCCTGGCGAAGGGGAACGTCATCGTCCTCGGCGCCCTGCGGGGCAGCGTCACCGCCGGCCTCTCAGGAAACAGGAAAGCCGTCGTGGTGGCTTTGGAGATGGAGCCGGTGCAGGTGAAGATTGCAGACCTGACGCTCATGGGAAACGGCCGAAAACGCATTTTTGACCGCGGCCCGATGATAATTCTTGTAGAAAATGGTCGGATTTGTTCCGAGCCCATAAAAAAGAACTTCCTGAGCGCATTAAATTTCATTTAA